ATGGCCGCGCTGAAGCACATGCGCCCGCGCGACCGGGGAACGATCGTGCAGGTCGGGTCGGCCCTGGCGTACCGCGGAGTTCCGCTCCAGTCGGCCTACAGCGGCGCCAAGCACGCCATCCAGGGCTTCAACGAGGCGCTCCGCGTCGAGTTGCTGCACGACCGCAGCCGGGTGCGCACGACGATGGTGCAGTTGCCCGGGGTGAACACGCCGCAGTTCTCATGGGTGCGTTCGCGGTTGGGCGACCACCCGCAGCCGGTCCCGCCGATATTCCAGCCCGAGGTGGCGGCCCGGGCCATCGTGCACGCCGGCGACCACCCGCACCGGCGCGAGTACTGGGTGGGCGGCAGCACGGTGAAGACCTTGCTGGCCAACGCGGCAGCACCGGGACTGCTCGATCGCTACCTGGCGCGGAAGGGGTACGCGGCCCAGCAGAACTCCGGTGTCCACGACCCGCACCGAGCCGACAACCTGTGGGAACCCGCCGACTCGAACGGCCACGACTACGGAGCCCACGGAGTTTTCGACGACGTCTCCAAGTCGCGCAGCACCCAGCTGTGGCCGTCGCACCACCACGGCGCTGTCGCAGTGGGAGTGCTCGCCGCCTGCGGAGTCCTCGGTGCCCGCCGCTTGTTGCACACCCGATGAACGAAGGCGACCTCGGAGCTCAGCCCGGGCCCTGGTTCGAAGCCGCGAACTGTCCGCGCGAAGGCCGCCACGTCCGTGTGCTCGCACAGCCGTTCGTGCACCGCGCGAAGTCCTGGCTCCGACCAGCGATCACTCCGGCATCCGGGGTGCCAACCGGTCGCGGAGGCGGAGGCCGGTGATGGTCCCGGCACTGTCGCGGCGGACGTCGACGGGTGTGCCGCGTTCGGCCGCCGGTTCGGTGATCACCAGCTCGTCCGGGCCGCTCCACTCGACGCGTTCGACCGACGGCGGTTCCAGGTAGTAGCAGCCCGGCTGCGGTTGCGGGCGGCGGATGCGCACCTCCGCACCGCCGTCCGGGTGCGGGGTGAGTTCCATGCGGTAGAACGTCGCGTCGAACTCGCCGGTCAGCTCGGTCCCGTCAGCAGGCGCGCGGCCAGGTCGGCGCGGGGTTTCCGGCTCGATGCCGACCAGTTCGCGCAGCAGCGCGCTGCGCACCTCCTGGTTGATCCGGTCGCCGGACGTGCCGTTGGTCAGCAGCACGAATGCGGTTCCGCGGTCGGGGACCAGGCACAGCTGCGTGCAGTACCCGATGGTCAGCCCGCCGTGGTGCGCCAACCGCACGCCGTCGACATCGTCCAACCGCCAGACCAGCCCGATCCGCTCAGCCGGTCCGCTGCGCTCGCGCTGCGGCGTGAACGGCTCCGCCGGCGTGTTGCCGTCGAGGTGGTGCTCGGCGTAGCGGAGCATGTCGCGCACGCAGGACACCAGCCCACCGCCGGGCACGTCCCAACCGGGCAGCTGCCAGCCGCGCTGCCACCCGGCGGTGCGCGCCACCTCGGGAACCTCGCCCCGGTGCGGTGCGGCGACGCGGTGGGTGATCACCTCGTCGGCCGTGGTGAAGGTGTGGGCCATCCCGGCCGGTTCCAGCACCTCGGTGCGGACCAGGTCCGCGTACCGCCGGCCGGTGACCACTTCGAGCAGGCGTCCCGCCACGATCAGCCCGGCGTTGCTGTACGAGTAGTCGGTGCCGGGGGCGAACACCAGCGGCAGCCCGGCGATGTGCGCCACCCCGGTGGCGATCGAGTCGTCCGCGCCATCGGCGAGCAGCCGGGGGCCGTTGAGGATCAGGTGGTCGCCGGACAGCCCCGAGGAGTGGGTGAGCAGGTGCCGGATGGTGATCCGCCCGTCCAGGCCGGAGTCGGGCAGGTGGTCGACGACCAGGTCGTCCAACCTCAGCCGCCCGGCCCCGGCCAGCTCGGCGAGCATCGTGGCCGCGAAGGTCTTGGACACCGAGCCGATCTGGAACAGCGTGCGCTCGTCGACCGGCAGCGGGTGGTCCACATTGGTCACGCCGAAGCCGAAGTGGTCGCGCCCTTCCGGCGTGCGCACCCCGACGCCGACGCCGGGCACGCCCCACCGCCGCATCAGCGGCGGGACGATCTCGGTCAGCAGGCCGGACATGTCCGTCATGCGCGTGCACCATCCTCTGCGGGCGATCGGAGTTCTTCGCCGGGGCGAAGCGGGAAGAAGCAGGACGTGGCGCGGTTGCCCGCACCGGTCGGCGGGGGAGCGTCCTGGGAGCACCGCACCTGGGCCTTCGGGCAGCGCGGGTGGAAGGCGCAGCCGGTCGGCGGGTGCATCGCCGAGGGCACGTCCCCGGAGAGCACCACCCGCTTCCGGCGCGCTTCGGCGTCCGGGTCGGGCAGCGGGATGGCCGACAGCAGGGACGCGGTGTACGGGTGGGCCGGGGCGGCGAAGAAGTCCGCCCGCTCGGCGACCTCGACCACCTTGCCCAGGTACATCACCGCCACCCGGTCGCACAGGTGCTTGACCACGGACAGGTCGTGCGTGATGAACACGTAGGTGAGGCCGAGCTCTCGCTGGAGGTCCTTGAGCAGTTCGAGGATCTGCGCCTGGATCGACACGTCCAGCGCGGAGACCGGCTCGTCGCAGACCACCACCTTCGGCCGCAGGGCGATGGCCCGGGCGATGCCCATCCGCTGCCGCTGCCCGCCGGAGAACTCGTGCGGGTAGCGGTCGCGGTGGTCCGGGTGCAACCCGACCATCTCCATCAGCTCGGCCACCCGCCGCCGCACGTCCGGTTGCCGCTGGATGCGCAGCG
This portion of the Saccharopolyspora antimicrobica genome encodes:
- a CDS encoding SDR family oxidoreductase — its product is MRTGQNTRVVVVTGASAGIGRAVAREYGRRGCRVALLARGRRGLDGAAEDVRRSGGTPLTVPVDVASSEEVFAAAQHVEDALGPIDVWVNDAFTSVFAPFHEISPEEFRRVTEVTYLGCVHGTMAALKHMRPRDRGTIVQVGSALAYRGVPLQSAYSGAKHAIQGFNEALRVELLHDRSRVRTTMVQLPGVNTPQFSWVRSRLGDHPQPVPPIFQPEVAARAIVHAGDHPHRREYWVGGSTVKTLLANAAAPGLLDRYLARKGYAAQQNSGVHDPHRADNLWEPADSNGHDYGAHGVFDDVSKSRSTQLWPSHHHGAVAVGVLAACGVLGARRLLHTR
- a CDS encoding serine hydrolase domain-containing protein gives rise to the protein MTDMSGLLTEIVPPLMRRWGVPGVGVGVRTPEGRDHFGFGVTNVDHPLPVDERTLFQIGSVSKTFAATMLAELAGAGRLRLDDLVVDHLPDSGLDGRITIRHLLTHSSGLSGDHLILNGPRLLADGADDSIATGVAHIAGLPLVFAPGTDYSYSNAGLIVAGRLLEVVTGRRYADLVRTEVLEPAGMAHTFTTADEVITHRVAAPHRGEVPEVARTAGWQRGWQLPGWDVPGGGLVSCVRDMLRYAEHHLDGNTPAEPFTPQRERSGPAERIGLVWRLDDVDGVRLAHHGGLTIGYCTQLCLVPDRGTAFVLLTNGTSGDRINQEVRSALLRELVGIEPETPRRPGRAPADGTELTGEFDATFYRMELTPHPDGGAEVRIRRPQPQPGCYYLEPPSVERVEWSGPDELVITEPAAERGTPVDVRRDSAGTITGLRLRDRLAPRMPE
- a CDS encoding ABC transporter ATP-binding protein, whose translation is MSEHLLQTRDLTMHFPARGGLFRRRGGLVRAVDGVDIGVRRGETLGLVGESGCGKSTLARLLLRLATPTSGEVLFEGENIFAKRGAELSRLRRDVQMVFQNPSASVNPRLSVGEIIAEPLRIQRQPDVRRRVAELMEMVGLHPDHRDRYPHEFSGGQRQRMGIARAIALRPKVVVCDEPVSALDVSIQAQILELLKDLQRELGLTYVFITHDLSVVKHLCDRVAVMYLGKVVEVAERADFFAAPAHPYTASLLSAIPLPDPDAEARRKRVVLSGDVPSAMHPPTGCAFHPRCPKAQVRCSQDAPPPTGAGNRATSCFFPLRPGEELRSPAEDGARA